One region of Cygnus atratus isolate AKBS03 ecotype Queensland, Australia chromosome 25, CAtr_DNAZoo_HiC_assembly, whole genome shotgun sequence genomic DNA includes:
- the BRCA1 gene encoding breast cancer type 1 susceptibility protein isoform X4 — protein MRQGGGGYFGLRSMDLAVVAVGEVQNVLSAMQKNLECPICLDVVKEPVSTKCDHIFCRFCMYKLLSKKKKGVVQCPLCKTEVTKRGLTENSRFKQLIEGLLEAIHAFELDTGVKFLNSHHLPKSSTEATTAKLPCNESSVIQSKGFRNRKSAKENEQENCTLQGANVDAQRTDTSVKRCSLRNRKQKCDFEKGVFIELGTDSSEELCKQAGNTGVGNKVVQISSQEKLEEPKSPEKGNEYSCNTRPTEPRAKEIILPNVIGESDFSKEALSKKSTQNVAEHANPDQVNEVECQSSPLNILATDLLTERCDRIDNASPLKNGDKSFSKNAEEMDAQQTQCSYKSQEFDLEDSSENRLDKSKEIDAVVQSVEDVEMCESENDSEKESPLEKLLQPETPHCPTLHQVSRKRLKRSIQKVNEWFSKSNEILSSNSSHDDPAEASDVSGEGDALSDKDSCISEKTSPVVGFMETTVSEGNRRWSKQKKDSIKDKIFGKTYERERKSNPPIIMKEILPTAKKEDVPAVQECLNNSRKDSLKRKRKAARHLQPEDFIKKKDLEEAGGCPQSVNSCLGDAEKKKCNESSAVKENPPPEKRKGSMLAEFEEGGSMSKNATEKVTCEHSDGELEPNNSDQKSTKNTSSAAKRCRRSTRTMRALQLVVDKNSGSPDPAETLIESYPSSEEPRNVDSEQRQVRRSRRLQLLSEEMTKETAKRVVIKEASKCDSDQEGSVFGVEKTALVHDSECKDLCEQQGILSCKPLTNLESADLEANAVQISPKNSSETAETGKRLFNPAPLHQHSNLNSSSPKAGSQEGEVLGNPFRLQSPSKTVVQTASHLPEGKRAESCTTLPQDKERCAQNVPEGLRTEKSPMAKNVSELTKESEDSELDTQYLRNIFRNSKRLSFSLYPTPRKACEVDGVASEKLKISRAAQVEKRHDKYLNTENLHKEKTAENLSDVCEREKMKSYESACASPVSCTVSNAECARSGDCQDVSQVANRGNLMTPVRMGAARSEGKNRPQNRPQKGERGSEKTASTDVGAESALRQNPDKSSRSQSDQSNTEEHIFQRTDLNTVSETCFSSESDQAEKAKFVDSEGPVLCFQPGSMACPTACQQRSAEFNCKDTEKRGSKRRRVKGNEEESTQTASIGVPECLVAETLEEPFKGSGDCTDMSETPDGLMCSDDDSEENVSFCEARRKDSSAVFVKSDLVKERNNGGGSSKPRPKGIQRPRRRAQKLQSSSEESSEDEDLPCFQALIFGKSVSTPLQTNKQTTSAVGSSGNPSALPRGGSREDNNVQKTPDAAQSNGCASPSQESECSVNLFSSQSNVSEESVDGAQELKKPLLQGHASKQPSNVSESKETLQSCTGGLKRRKTNSKDECQEDPNQGTNLGEASGYDSETSHVGDSCGPFSQGEILSTQQKNAMQNNLKKLQQEMAALEAVLQQHGSQDSELLPSFAVEQMRQRGAESTSEGNFANHKCSTSTGFSADDVHVIPSDSSNSEVKELGIERSPEPPYASLKSFWSKRPDLEEDLQHDGVMENKAPQETKPVQEAVQEYSQSEEENEDEKSGTKLNKASVLNDLCGNVTRSPNASSSFVKPPHLKTAEATNSSTVAQNDNKSRSQGCKLKRSVCFPTSVLHNAAGKENATSPVVTNRKKMSIVASGLNQTEHMVVQKFARKTQSTFSNHITDGTTHVIMKTDKELVCERTLKYFLGIAGRKWVVSYQWVIQSFKEGMILEEENFEVRGDVINGRNHQGPKRARQSLTEKIFKDFEICCYGPFTDMTTGHLEWMVELCGASVVKQLHLFTHKTNSTAVVVVQPDAWMEGTSYKVQQKNNVAVVTREWVLDSVACYECQELDAYLVS, from the exons ATGCGacagggcggcggcgg GTATTTCGGGCTGCGAAGCATGGACCTGGCCGTGGTTGCCGTTGGAGAGGTGCAGAACGTGCTCTCGGCTATGCAGAAGAACTTGGAGTGCCCCATTTG cttggaTGTAGTGAAAGAGCCAGTTTCAACAAAATGTGATCACATATTCTGCAG gttTTGTATGTATAAACTcctcagcaaaaagaaaaaaggtgtggTACAGTGTCCTCTGTGTAAGACTGAAGTTACGAAGAG AGGTCTTACAGAAAATTCCAGATTTAAGCAGCTGATCGAAGGACTGTTGGAAGCTATCCACGCATTTGAGCTTGACACTGGAGTAAAAT TTTTAAACAGCCATCACCTTCCTAAATCATCCACAGAAGCCACTACTGCAAAGCTTCCATGTAATGAAAGTTCTGTCATCCAGAGTAAGGgtttcagaaacaggaaaagtgctaaagaaaatgaacaagaaaactGCACcttg CAGGGAGCTAATGTGGATGCACAGCGTACAGACACCAGTGTGAAAAGGTGTTCCCTAAGAAACCgaaaacagaaatgtgactTTGAAAAAGGAGTATTTATAGAGCTTG GCACTGATTCATCTGAAGAGCTTTGCAAACAGGCAGGCAATACTGG GGTAGGAAACAAAGTGGTTCAGATTTCATCTCAAGAAAAGCTAGAAGAACCTAAGAGCCCTGAGAAGGGGAATGAATATTCTTGCAATACACGACCTACGGAGCCGAGAGCTAAAGAAATAATTCTACCAAATGTCATAG GTGAAAGTGACTTCTCAAAGGAAGCCTTGAGCAAGAAAAGCACGCAAAACGTCGCTGAACATGCCAATCCTGACCAAGTGAATGAGGTGGAATGCCAGAGTTCTCCTTTAAACATTCTTGCCACAGACCTGCTCACAGAGAGGTGTGACAGAATAGATAATGCCAGTCCCTTAAAGAACGGGGACAAGTCTTTTTCTaagaatgcagaagaaatggatGCACAGCAAACTCAGTGCAGTTATAAAAGTCAAGAGTTTGACTTAGAAGACAGCTCTGAGAACAGACTGgataaaagcaaggaaatagaTGCTGTTGTGCAAAGTGTGGAAGATGTGGAAATGTGTGAATCTGAGAATGATTCTGAAAAAGAATCTCCCCTAGAGAAGCTCCTTCAGCCAGAGACACCACACTGTCCTACACTGCATCAGGTTTCTAGGAAGAGATTGAAACGAAGCATTCAGAAAGTCAATGAATGGTTTTCAAAAAGCAATGAGATTCTATCTTCCAATTCATCCCATGATGATCCTGCTGAGGCAAGTGATGTTTCAGGTGAAGGAGATGCTTTATCAGATAAAGATTCATGTATTTCAGAGAAGACTAGCCCTGTGGTAGGTTTCATGGAAACTACAGTGtctgaaggaaacaggagatggtccaaacaaaaaaaagacagcatcaaagacaaaatatttggtAAAACatatgagagagagaggaagtCGAATCCCCCTATTATCATGAAAGAGATCTTACCTACTGCAAAAAAGGAGGATGTGCCTGCTGTTCAAGAGTGCTTGAATAATTCCAGAAAAGACAGCCTAAAACGAAAAAGGAAGGCTGCCCGTCACCTACAGCCTGAGGACTTCATCAAGAAAAAAGATCTAGAGGAGGCAGGTGGATGCCCTCAAAGTGTTAACTCGTGCCTTGGagatgctgaaaagaaaaaatgcaatgaaagtTCTGCTGTTAAGGAGAATCCCCCGcctgagaaaagaaagggtaGTATGCTAGCAGAATTTGAGGAAGGAGGATCCATGTCGAAAAATGCTACTGAAAAGGTGACGTGCGAGCACTCCGATGGAGAGCTAGAACCGAATAACTCTGATCAGAAGAGCACTAAAAATACAAGTTCTGCAGCAAAAAGATGCAGGCGTTCAACTAGAACTATGCGCGCTTTACAGTTAGTAGTGGATAAAAACTCTGGTTCTCCTGATCCAGCTGAGACACTGATTGAGAGCTACCCAAGCAGTGAAGAACCAAGGAATGTTGATTCTGAGCAACGGCAAGTCAGGCGCAGTAGGAGGCTCCAGttactttctgaagaaatgacaaaagagacagcaaaaagGGTAGTAATTAAGGAAGCAAGCAAATGTGACAGTGACCAGGAAGGGTCTGTCTTTGGAGTTGAAAAGACTGCGTTAGTTCACGATTCTGAATGCAAAGACCTGTGTGAGCAGCAGGGTATATTGAGTTGCAAGCCACTCACCAATCTGGAGAGTGCTGATTTGGAAGCAAATGCAGTACAGATTAGTCCAAAAAATTCATCCGAGActgcagaaactggaaaaaggcTGTTCAATCCTGCACCTTTACACCAGCATTCAAATTTGAATTCCTCTTCACCCAAAGCAGGTTCGCAAGAAGGTGAGGTGCTAGGTAACCCCTTCCGCCTACAGTCTCCTTCAAAGACTGTTGTGCAAACTGCTTCCCACCTGCCTGAAGGGAAGAGGGCTGAATCGTGTACTACTTTACCCCAGGACAAAGAGCGCTGTGCACAAAATGTTCCAGAGGGCCTCAGAACTGAAAAGTCACCGATGgctaaaaatgtttcagaactgACCAAGGAATCTGAAGACAGTGAGCTAGACACGCAATATCTGCGAAATATATTTAGGAATTCAAAGCGTCTATCGTTTAGCCTTTATCCTACTCCCAGGAAAGCATGTGAAGTAGATGGCGTTGCATCTGAGAAGCTAAAAATTTCACGTGCTGCTCAGGTAGAAAAAAGgcatgataaatatttaaatacagaaaacttgCACAAAGAGAAAACTGCCGAGAACTTGAGTGATGTTTGTGAGAGAGAGAAGATGAAGAGCTATGAATCTGCTTGTGCTAGTCCGGTGTCGTGCACTGTCAGCAATGCTGAATGTGCGCGCTCTGGGGACTGTCAAGATGTTTCACAGGTTGCTAATCGAGGGAATTTGATGACACCGGTAAGAATGGGTGCTGCGAGGAGTGAAGGCAAAAACAGACCACAAAACAGACCACAAAAGGGAGAGCGGGGAAGTGAAAAGACAGCGTCAACTGATGTAGGGGCAGAAAGTGCGTTGAGACAGAATCCAGACAAAAGCAGTAGAAGTCAAAGTGATCAGAGTAATACAGAAGAGCACATTTTCCAGAGGACAGATCTTAACACAGTCAGTGAAACGTGCTTCAGTTCAGAAAGCGATCAAGCAGAAAAGGCCAAATTTGTTGACAGCGAAGGACCAGTGCTATGTTTTCAGCCCGGATCAATGGCTTGTCCTACAGCTTGTCAGCAAAGGTCTGCAGAGTTCAACTgcaaagacactgaaaaaagaGGTAGCAAAAGAAGACGAGTAAAGGGCAATGAAGAGGAATCAACCCAAACTGCCAGCATAGGGGTGCCGGAGTGTTTAGTTGCAGAGACTCTAGAAGAACCTTTCAAAGGCAGCGGTGATTGTACAGATATGTCTGAAACCCCCGATGGCTTAATGTGCTCCGATGATGATAGTGAAGAGAACGTCAGCTTTTGTGAAGCTCGTAGGAAAGACAGTTCTGCCGTGTTTGTAAAAAGTGACTTGGTGAAAGAACGAAACAACGGAGGTGGTAGTTCCAAGCCACGACCTAAAGGGATTCAGAGGCCTCGGAGAAGGGCACAGAAACTGCAGTCTTCATCTGAAGAATCTAGTGAGGATGAAGACTTGCCATGTTTTCAGGCATTAATATTTGGCAAGTCAGTAAGCACACCTTTGCAGACCAATAAGCAGACGACGTCTGCGGTGGGGTCTTCAGGAAATCCCAGCGCGTTGCCTCGGGGTGGAAGTCGTGAGGACAACAACGTGCAGAAAACACCTGACGCTGCCCAAAGCAATGGCTGTGCTTCACCAAGCCAGGAGTCAGAATGCTCTGTgaacttgttttcttcccagtccAACGTGTCTGAAGAGTCAGTTGATGGAGCGCAGGAGCTGAAGAAACCTTTATTACAAGGTCACGCGTCCAAACAACCGAGCAATGTGAGCGAGAGCAAAGAAACCCTTCAAAGTTGCACTGGAGggctgaagagaagaaaaacaaactccaaAGATGAATGCCAAGAAGACCCAAACCAGGGGACAAACCTAG GTGAAGCATCTGGATATGACAGTGAAACAAGTCATGTAGGGGATTCATGTGGACCATTCTCTCAGGGTGAAATCCTTTCTACACAG CAGAAGAATGCTATGCAGAACAACCTAAAAAAGCTACAACAAGAAATGGCTGCGCTTGAAGCAGTGCTACAGCAACATGGAAGTCAGGACTCCGAGCTCTTACCCTCGTTTGCAGTGGAACAAATGAGGCAAAGAG GAGCAGAGTCAACCTCGGAAGGAAATTTTGCAAATCACAAATGCAGCACTTCAACGGGATTTTCAGCTGATGATGTCCACGTTATACCAAGTGATTCTTCTAACAGTGAAGTAAAAGAGTTAGGAATTGAACg GTCTCCTGAACCGCCGTATGCCTCTCTGAAATCCTTTTGGTCAAAGAGACCAGATTTGGAGGAAGACCTTCAGCATGATGGTGTCATGGAGAACAAAGCTCCTCAAGAGACAAAGCCTGTGCAGGAAGCAGTGCAAGAATATAGTCAGAGTGAAGAAG aaaatgaagatgagaaGTCTGGGACTAAATTAAACAAGGCATCTGTCTTAAATGATCTCTGTGGAAATGTGACCAGGAGTCCAAATGCCTCTTCCTCCTTTGTAAAGCCTCCTCACCTTAAAACTGCAGAAGCAACAAATAGTTCTACTGTAGCTCAGAATGATAATAAAAGCCGTTCCCAAGGATGTAAACTGAAGAGAAGCGTGTGTTTTCCTACATCTGTCCTGCACAAtgcagctgggaaagaaaatgctacAAGTCCAGTTGTgactaacaggaaaaaaatgtcaattgTGGCATCGGGTCTGAATCAAACTGAACAT ATGGTGGTCCAGAAGTTTGCCAGAAAAACTCAAAGCACTTTCTCTAATCACATTACTGATGGAACAACACACGTCATAATGAAAACAG ATAAGGAGCTGGTGTGTGAACGGACGTTGAAGTACTTTCTGGGtattgcaggaagaaaatgggTAGTTAGTTATCAGT GGGTAATTCAGTCTTTTAAAGAAGGAATGATACTGGAAgag gagAACTTTGAAGTTAGAGGAGATGTAATCAATGGGAGAAACCACCAAGGTCCTAAGAGAGCAAGACAGTCTCTGACTGAAAAG ATCTTTAAAGACTTTGAGATCTGCTGCTATGGTCCTTTCACTGATATGACTACAG GGCATCTTGAATGGATGGTGGAGCTTTGTGGTGCCTCTGTAGTGAAGCAACTTCATCTGTTCACCCACAAAACG AATTCTACTGCTGTTGTGGTTGTGCAGCCAGATGCTTGGATGGAAGGCACAAGCTATAAAG TCCAGCAAAAGAACAATGTTGCCGTGGTGACTCGAGAGTGGGTGCTAGACAGCGTTGCTTGCTACGAGTGCCAGGAGCTTGATGCTTACCTTGTGTCCTAA
- the BRCA1 gene encoding breast cancer type 1 susceptibility protein isoform X1 — MRQGGGGYFGLRSMDLAVVAVGEVQNVLSAMQKNLECPICLDVVKEPVSTKCDHIFCRFCMYKLLSKKKKGVVQCPLCKTEVTKRGLTENSRFKQLIEGLLEAIHAFELDTGVKFLNSHHLPKSSTEATTAKLPCNESSVIQSKGFRNRKSAKENEQENCTLQGANVDAQRTDTSVKRCSLRNRKQKCDFEKGVFIELGTDSSEELCKQAGNTGVGNKVVQISSQEKLEEPKSPEKGNEYSCNTRPTEPRAKEIILPNVIGESDFSKEALSKKSTQNVAEHANPDQVNEVECQSSPLNILATDLLTERCDRIDNASPLKNGDKSFSKNAEEMDAQQTQCSYKSQEFDLEDSSENRLDKSKEIDAVVQSVEDVEMCESENDSEKESPLEKLLQPETPHCPTLHQVSRKRLKRSIQKVNEWFSKSNEILSSNSSHDDPAEASDVSGEGDALSDKDSCISEKTSPVVGFMETTVSEGNRRWSKQKKDSIKDKIFGKTYERERKSNPPIIMKEILPTAKKEDVPAVQECLNNSRKDSLKRKRKAARHLQPEDFIKKKDLEEAGGCPQSVNSCLGDAEKKKCNESSAVKENPPPEKRKGSMLAEFEEGGSMSKNATEKVTCEHSDGELEPNNSDQKSTKNTSSAAKRCRRSTRTMRALQLVVDKNSGSPDPAETLIESYPSSEEPRNVDSEQRQVRRSRRLQLLSEEMTKETAKRVVIKEASKCDSDQEGSVFGVEKTALVHDSECKDLCEQQGILSCKPLTNLESADLEANAVQISPKNSSETAETGKRLFNPAPLHQHSNLNSSSPKAGSQEGEVLGNPFRLQSPSKTVVQTASHLPEGKRAESCTTLPQDKERCAQNVPEGLRTEKSPMAKNVSELTKESEDSELDTQYLRNIFRNSKRLSFSLYPTPRKACEVDGVASEKLKISRAAQVEKRHDKYLNTENLHKEKTAENLSDVCEREKMKSYESACASPVSCTVSNAECARSGDCQDVSQVANRGNLMTPVRMGAARSEGKNRPQNRPQKGERGSEKTASTDVGAESALRQNPDKSSRSQSDQSNTEEHIFQRTDLNTVSETCFSSESDQAEKAKFVDSEGPVLCFQPGSMACPTACQQRSAEFNCKDTEKRGSKRRRVKGNEEESTQTASIGVPECLVAETLEEPFKGSGDCTDMSETPDGLMCSDDDSEENVSFCEARRKDSSAVFVKSDLVKERNNGGGSSKPRPKGIQRPRRRAQKLQSSSEESSEDEDLPCFQALIFGKSVSTPLQTNKQTTSAVGSSGNPSALPRGGSREDNNVQKTPDAAQSNGCASPSQESECSVNLFSSQSNVSEESVDGAQELKKPLLQGHASKQPSNVSESKETLQSCTGGLKRRKTNSKDECQEDPNQGTNLGEASGYDSETSHVGDSCGPFSQGEILSTQQKNAMQNNLKKLQQEMAALEAVLQQHGSQDSELLPSFAVEQMRQRGAESTSEGNFANHKCSTSTGFSADDVHVIPSDSSNSEVKELGIERSPEPPYASLKSFWSKRPDLEEDLQHDGVMENKAPQETKPVQEAVQEYSQSEEENEDEKSGTKLNKASVLNDLCGNVTRSPNASSSFVKPPHLKTAEATNSSTVAQNDNKSRSQGCKLKRSVCFPTSVLHNAAGKENATSPVVTNRKKMSIVASGLNQTEHMVVQKFARKTQSTFSNHITDGTTHVIMKTDKELVCERTLKYFLGIAGRKWVVSYQWVIQSFKEGMILEEENFEVRGDVINGRNHQGPKRARQSLTEKIFKDFEICCYGPFTDMTTGHLEWMVELCGASVVKQLHLFTHKTNSTAVVVVQPDAWMEGTSYKAVQQKNNVAVVTREWVLDSVACYECQELDAYLVS; from the exons ATGCGacagggcggcggcgg GTATTTCGGGCTGCGAAGCATGGACCTGGCCGTGGTTGCCGTTGGAGAGGTGCAGAACGTGCTCTCGGCTATGCAGAAGAACTTGGAGTGCCCCATTTG cttggaTGTAGTGAAAGAGCCAGTTTCAACAAAATGTGATCACATATTCTGCAG gttTTGTATGTATAAACTcctcagcaaaaagaaaaaaggtgtggTACAGTGTCCTCTGTGTAAGACTGAAGTTACGAAGAG AGGTCTTACAGAAAATTCCAGATTTAAGCAGCTGATCGAAGGACTGTTGGAAGCTATCCACGCATTTGAGCTTGACACTGGAGTAAAAT TTTTAAACAGCCATCACCTTCCTAAATCATCCACAGAAGCCACTACTGCAAAGCTTCCATGTAATGAAAGTTCTGTCATCCAGAGTAAGGgtttcagaaacaggaaaagtgctaaagaaaatgaacaagaaaactGCACcttg CAGGGAGCTAATGTGGATGCACAGCGTACAGACACCAGTGTGAAAAGGTGTTCCCTAAGAAACCgaaaacagaaatgtgactTTGAAAAAGGAGTATTTATAGAGCTTG GCACTGATTCATCTGAAGAGCTTTGCAAACAGGCAGGCAATACTGG GGTAGGAAACAAAGTGGTTCAGATTTCATCTCAAGAAAAGCTAGAAGAACCTAAGAGCCCTGAGAAGGGGAATGAATATTCTTGCAATACACGACCTACGGAGCCGAGAGCTAAAGAAATAATTCTACCAAATGTCATAG GTGAAAGTGACTTCTCAAAGGAAGCCTTGAGCAAGAAAAGCACGCAAAACGTCGCTGAACATGCCAATCCTGACCAAGTGAATGAGGTGGAATGCCAGAGTTCTCCTTTAAACATTCTTGCCACAGACCTGCTCACAGAGAGGTGTGACAGAATAGATAATGCCAGTCCCTTAAAGAACGGGGACAAGTCTTTTTCTaagaatgcagaagaaatggatGCACAGCAAACTCAGTGCAGTTATAAAAGTCAAGAGTTTGACTTAGAAGACAGCTCTGAGAACAGACTGgataaaagcaaggaaatagaTGCTGTTGTGCAAAGTGTGGAAGATGTGGAAATGTGTGAATCTGAGAATGATTCTGAAAAAGAATCTCCCCTAGAGAAGCTCCTTCAGCCAGAGACACCACACTGTCCTACACTGCATCAGGTTTCTAGGAAGAGATTGAAACGAAGCATTCAGAAAGTCAATGAATGGTTTTCAAAAAGCAATGAGATTCTATCTTCCAATTCATCCCATGATGATCCTGCTGAGGCAAGTGATGTTTCAGGTGAAGGAGATGCTTTATCAGATAAAGATTCATGTATTTCAGAGAAGACTAGCCCTGTGGTAGGTTTCATGGAAACTACAGTGtctgaaggaaacaggagatggtccaaacaaaaaaaagacagcatcaaagacaaaatatttggtAAAACatatgagagagagaggaagtCGAATCCCCCTATTATCATGAAAGAGATCTTACCTACTGCAAAAAAGGAGGATGTGCCTGCTGTTCAAGAGTGCTTGAATAATTCCAGAAAAGACAGCCTAAAACGAAAAAGGAAGGCTGCCCGTCACCTACAGCCTGAGGACTTCATCAAGAAAAAAGATCTAGAGGAGGCAGGTGGATGCCCTCAAAGTGTTAACTCGTGCCTTGGagatgctgaaaagaaaaaatgcaatgaaagtTCTGCTGTTAAGGAGAATCCCCCGcctgagaaaagaaagggtaGTATGCTAGCAGAATTTGAGGAAGGAGGATCCATGTCGAAAAATGCTACTGAAAAGGTGACGTGCGAGCACTCCGATGGAGAGCTAGAACCGAATAACTCTGATCAGAAGAGCACTAAAAATACAAGTTCTGCAGCAAAAAGATGCAGGCGTTCAACTAGAACTATGCGCGCTTTACAGTTAGTAGTGGATAAAAACTCTGGTTCTCCTGATCCAGCTGAGACACTGATTGAGAGCTACCCAAGCAGTGAAGAACCAAGGAATGTTGATTCTGAGCAACGGCAAGTCAGGCGCAGTAGGAGGCTCCAGttactttctgaagaaatgacaaaagagacagcaaaaagGGTAGTAATTAAGGAAGCAAGCAAATGTGACAGTGACCAGGAAGGGTCTGTCTTTGGAGTTGAAAAGACTGCGTTAGTTCACGATTCTGAATGCAAAGACCTGTGTGAGCAGCAGGGTATATTGAGTTGCAAGCCACTCACCAATCTGGAGAGTGCTGATTTGGAAGCAAATGCAGTACAGATTAGTCCAAAAAATTCATCCGAGActgcagaaactggaaaaaggcTGTTCAATCCTGCACCTTTACACCAGCATTCAAATTTGAATTCCTCTTCACCCAAAGCAGGTTCGCAAGAAGGTGAGGTGCTAGGTAACCCCTTCCGCCTACAGTCTCCTTCAAAGACTGTTGTGCAAACTGCTTCCCACCTGCCTGAAGGGAAGAGGGCTGAATCGTGTACTACTTTACCCCAGGACAAAGAGCGCTGTGCACAAAATGTTCCAGAGGGCCTCAGAACTGAAAAGTCACCGATGgctaaaaatgtttcagaactgACCAAGGAATCTGAAGACAGTGAGCTAGACACGCAATATCTGCGAAATATATTTAGGAATTCAAAGCGTCTATCGTTTAGCCTTTATCCTACTCCCAGGAAAGCATGTGAAGTAGATGGCGTTGCATCTGAGAAGCTAAAAATTTCACGTGCTGCTCAGGTAGAAAAAAGgcatgataaatatttaaatacagaaaacttgCACAAAGAGAAAACTGCCGAGAACTTGAGTGATGTTTGTGAGAGAGAGAAGATGAAGAGCTATGAATCTGCTTGTGCTAGTCCGGTGTCGTGCACTGTCAGCAATGCTGAATGTGCGCGCTCTGGGGACTGTCAAGATGTTTCACAGGTTGCTAATCGAGGGAATTTGATGACACCGGTAAGAATGGGTGCTGCGAGGAGTGAAGGCAAAAACAGACCACAAAACAGACCACAAAAGGGAGAGCGGGGAAGTGAAAAGACAGCGTCAACTGATGTAGGGGCAGAAAGTGCGTTGAGACAGAATCCAGACAAAAGCAGTAGAAGTCAAAGTGATCAGAGTAATACAGAAGAGCACATTTTCCAGAGGACAGATCTTAACACAGTCAGTGAAACGTGCTTCAGTTCAGAAAGCGATCAAGCAGAAAAGGCCAAATTTGTTGACAGCGAAGGACCAGTGCTATGTTTTCAGCCCGGATCAATGGCTTGTCCTACAGCTTGTCAGCAAAGGTCTGCAGAGTTCAACTgcaaagacactgaaaaaagaGGTAGCAAAAGAAGACGAGTAAAGGGCAATGAAGAGGAATCAACCCAAACTGCCAGCATAGGGGTGCCGGAGTGTTTAGTTGCAGAGACTCTAGAAGAACCTTTCAAAGGCAGCGGTGATTGTACAGATATGTCTGAAACCCCCGATGGCTTAATGTGCTCCGATGATGATAGTGAAGAGAACGTCAGCTTTTGTGAAGCTCGTAGGAAAGACAGTTCTGCCGTGTTTGTAAAAAGTGACTTGGTGAAAGAACGAAACAACGGAGGTGGTAGTTCCAAGCCACGACCTAAAGGGATTCAGAGGCCTCGGAGAAGGGCACAGAAACTGCAGTCTTCATCTGAAGAATCTAGTGAGGATGAAGACTTGCCATGTTTTCAGGCATTAATATTTGGCAAGTCAGTAAGCACACCTTTGCAGACCAATAAGCAGACGACGTCTGCGGTGGGGTCTTCAGGAAATCCCAGCGCGTTGCCTCGGGGTGGAAGTCGTGAGGACAACAACGTGCAGAAAACACCTGACGCTGCCCAAAGCAATGGCTGTGCTTCACCAAGCCAGGAGTCAGAATGCTCTGTgaacttgttttcttcccagtccAACGTGTCTGAAGAGTCAGTTGATGGAGCGCAGGAGCTGAAGAAACCTTTATTACAAGGTCACGCGTCCAAACAACCGAGCAATGTGAGCGAGAGCAAAGAAACCCTTCAAAGTTGCACTGGAGggctgaagagaagaaaaacaaactccaaAGATGAATGCCAAGAAGACCCAAACCAGGGGACAAACCTAG GTGAAGCATCTGGATATGACAGTGAAACAAGTCATGTAGGGGATTCATGTGGACCATTCTCTCAGGGTGAAATCCTTTCTACACAG CAGAAGAATGCTATGCAGAACAACCTAAAAAAGCTACAACAAGAAATGGCTGCGCTTGAAGCAGTGCTACAGCAACATGGAAGTCAGGACTCCGAGCTCTTACCCTCGTTTGCAGTGGAACAAATGAGGCAAAGAG GAGCAGAGTCAACCTCGGAAGGAAATTTTGCAAATCACAAATGCAGCACTTCAACGGGATTTTCAGCTGATGATGTCCACGTTATACCAAGTGATTCTTCTAACAGTGAAGTAAAAGAGTTAGGAATTGAACg GTCTCCTGAACCGCCGTATGCCTCTCTGAAATCCTTTTGGTCAAAGAGACCAGATTTGGAGGAAGACCTTCAGCATGATGGTGTCATGGAGAACAAAGCTCCTCAAGAGACAAAGCCTGTGCAGGAAGCAGTGCAAGAATATAGTCAGAGTGAAGAAG aaaatgaagatgagaaGTCTGGGACTAAATTAAACAAGGCATCTGTCTTAAATGATCTCTGTGGAAATGTGACCAGGAGTCCAAATGCCTCTTCCTCCTTTGTAAAGCCTCCTCACCTTAAAACTGCAGAAGCAACAAATAGTTCTACTGTAGCTCAGAATGATAATAAAAGCCGTTCCCAAGGATGTAAACTGAAGAGAAGCGTGTGTTTTCCTACATCTGTCCTGCACAAtgcagctgggaaagaaaatgctacAAGTCCAGTTGTgactaacaggaaaaaaatgtcaattgTGGCATCGGGTCTGAATCAAACTGAACAT ATGGTGGTCCAGAAGTTTGCCAGAAAAACTCAAAGCACTTTCTCTAATCACATTACTGATGGAACAACACACGTCATAATGAAAACAG ATAAGGAGCTGGTGTGTGAACGGACGTTGAAGTACTTTCTGGGtattgcaggaagaaaatgggTAGTTAGTTATCAGT GGGTAATTCAGTCTTTTAAAGAAGGAATGATACTGGAAgag gagAACTTTGAAGTTAGAGGAGATGTAATCAATGGGAGAAACCACCAAGGTCCTAAGAGAGCAAGACAGTCTCTGACTGAAAAG ATCTTTAAAGACTTTGAGATCTGCTGCTATGGTCCTTTCACTGATATGACTACAG GGCATCTTGAATGGATGGTGGAGCTTTGTGGTGCCTCTGTAGTGAAGCAACTTCATCTGTTCACCCACAAAACG AATTCTACTGCTGTTGTGGTTGTGCAGCCAGATGCTTGGATGGAAGGCACAAGCTATAAAG CAGTCCAGCAAAAGAACAATGTTGCCGTGGTGACTCGAGAGTGGGTGCTAGACAGCGTTGCTTGCTACGAGTGCCAGGAGCTTGATGCTTACCTTGTGTCCTAA